A single region of the Oncorhynchus keta strain PuntledgeMale-10-30-2019 chromosome 37, Oket_V2, whole genome shotgun sequence genome encodes:
- the LOC118376967 gene encoding chloride intracellular channel protein 5-like isoform X39, translating into MAEKPEDLIEDKSKSALEGCSERVEQPGPATKDEPVKFGKEYTAKERRKEKKEEVELGVKGHKARIENGFPGTEEVKRQLLNEMLLSPTRLRQGKMKEEVTVKRVRVTPRRGSNDWIKKEAPEEVQTRRGSNDWNKKAAPEEAQTRRGSNDWNKKAAPEEAQTRRGSNDWNKKAAPEEAQTRRGSNDWNKEAAPEEAQTPGWSDDWIKKAPEEAQTPERREDWIKKLSPEEAQTRRRSDDWIKKEAPEEAQTPGWREDWIKKLSPEEVQTPERKEDGIKKLSPEEAQTSERREDWIKELKSVLKEEVLSPKRREEQVKKKKKKVVVMDEVPTFMHQRTEVKIEVKKEKEAQGEEKTPKKSVRLQSPTPHEEDSDSPDPQEYEISLYVKAGSDGESIGNCPFSQRLFMILWLKGVIFNVTTVDLKRKPADLQDLAPGTNPPFVTFNGEVKVDVNKIEEFLEEKLTPPRYPKLATNHPESNTAGIDVFSKFSAYIKNPRKDTNDGLEKALLKSLRRLDEYLRTPLPEEIDANSTEDPQESTRCFLDGPDLTLADCNLLPKLHIIKVVARKYRGFEIPVEMAGVWRYLNHAYKREEFTNTCPVECEIEFAYIDVAKRIK; encoded by the exons ATGGCGGAAAAGCCAGAAGATCTCATTGAGGATAAGTCTAAATCTGCATTAGAGGGATGCAGCGAGAGAGTAGAACAGCCAGGGCCTGCCACTAAGGATGAGCCAGTAAAGTTTGGGAAGGAATACACAgcgaaggaaagaaggaaagagaagaaagaagaggtGGAGCTAGGGGTCAAAGGTCACAAAGCCAGGATAGAGAATGGGTTCCCTGGAACAGAGGAGGTGAAACGACAACTGCTGAATGAGATGCTGCTATCTCCCACAAGGCTGAGACAAGGAAAAATGAAAGAGGAGGTGACAGTAAAAAGAGTTAGGGTGACACCACGCAGAGGGAGCAACGACTGGATCAAGAAGGAGGCCCCAGAGGAGGTGCAGACCCGCAGAGGGAGCAACGACTGGAACAAGAAGGCGGCCCCAGAGGAGGCACAGACCCGCAGAGGGAGCAACGACTGGAACAAGAAGGCGGCCCCAGAGGAG GCGCAGACCCGCAGAGGGAGCAACGACTGGAACAAGAAGGCGGCCCCAGAGGAGGCGCAGACCCGCAGAGGGAGCAACGACTGGAACAAGGAGGCGGCCCCAGAGGAGGCGCAGACCCCTGGGTGGAGTGATGACTGGATCAAGAAGGCCCCAGAGGAGGCACAGACCcccgagaggagagaggactggattAAGAAGTTGTCTCCAGAGGAGGCGCAGACCCGCAGAAGGAGCGACGACTGGATCAAGAAGGAGGCCCCAGAGGAGGCGCAGACCCCTGGGTGGAGGGAGGACTGGATTAAGAAATTGTCCCCAGAGGAGGTGCAGACCCCTGAGCGGAAGGAGGACGGGATTAAGAAGTTGTCCCCAGAGGAAGCTCAGACCTccgagaggagggaggactggatAAAGGAGCTGAAGTCGGTGCTCAAAGAGGAGGTACTTTCCccgaagaggagagaggagcaggtgaagaaaaagaagaagaaggtgGTGGTCATGGACGAGGTGCCCACGTTCATGCACCAGAGGACAGAGGTGAAGATAGAGgtgaagaaagagaaggaggcgCAGGGGGAGGAGAAGACGCCAAAGAAGTCTGTGAGGCTGCAGAGCCCAACTCCTCACGAGGAAGACAGCGACAGTCCGGACCCCCAGGAGTACGAGATCTCCCTCTATGTCAAG GCTGGCAGTGATGGTGAGAGCATCGGGAACTGTCCATTCTCCCAGCGCCTCTTCATGATCCTGTGGCTGAAGGGAGTTATCTTCAACGTCACCACAGTCGACCTCAAAAG GAAACCGGCGGACCTGCAGGACCTGGCCCCGGGGACCAACCCTCCATTCGTCACATTTAACGGGGAGGTGAAGGTCGACGTCAACAAGATAGAAGAGTTCCTTGAGGAAAAACTCACGCCACCACG GTACCCCAAGTTGGCGACTAATCACCCAGAGTCAAACACCGCAGGTATAGATGTGTTCTCCAAGTTCTCTGCCTACATCAAGAACCCCCGCAAAGATACCAACGACG GCCTGGAGAAGGCCCTGTTGAAGTCTCTGAGGCGGCTGGATGAATACCTGAGGACCCCCCTGCCGGAGGAGATCGATGCCAACAGCACAGAAGACCCTCAGGAGTCCACACGCTGCTTCCTGGATGGACCTGACCTCACACTGGCAGACTGCAACCTGCTGCCCAAactacacattataaag GTGGTGGCCAGGAAGTACCGGGGCTTTGAGATCCCGGTGGAGATGGCGGGGGTGTGGCGCTATCTGAACCACGCCTACAAGAGGGAAGAGTTTACTAACACCTGTCCTGTTGAGTGCGAAATCGAATTTGCCTACATAGATGTGGCCAAACGAATCAAATAG
- the LOC118376967 gene encoding chloride intracellular channel protein 5-like isoform X17, whose translation MAEKPEDLIEDKSKSALEGCSERVEQPGPATKDEPVKFGKEYTAKERRKEKKEEVELGVKGHKARIENGFPGTEEVKRQLLNEMLLSPTRLRQGKMKEEVTVKRVRVTPRRGSNDWIKKEAPEEVQTRRGSNDWNKKAAPEEAQTRRGSNDWNKKAAPEEVQTRRGSNDWNKKAAPEEAQTRRGSNDWNKKTTPEEAQTRRGSNDWNKKAAPEEAQTRRGSNDWNKKAAPEEAQTRRGSNDWNKKAAPEEAQTRRGSNDWNKEAAPEEAQTPGWSDDWIKKAPEEAQTPERREDWIKKLSPEEAQTRRRSDDWIKKEAPEEAQTPGWREDWIKKLSPEEVQTPERKEDGIKKLSPEEAQTSERREDWIKELKSVLKEEVLSPKRREEQVKKKKKKVVVMDEVPTFMHQRTEVKIEVKKEKEAQGEEKTPKKSVRLQSPTPHEEDSDSPDPQEYEISLYVKAGSDGESIGNCPFSQRLFMILWLKGVIFNVTTVDLKRKPADLQDLAPGTNPPFVTFNGEVKVDVNKIEEFLEEKLTPPRYPKLATNHPESNTAGIDVFSKFSAYIKNPRKDTNDGLEKALLKSLRRLDEYLRTPLPEEIDANSTEDPQESTRCFLDGPDLTLADCNLLPKLHIIKVVARKYRGFEIPVEMAGVWRYLNHAYKREEFTNTCPVECEIEFAYIDVAKRIK comes from the exons ATGGCGGAAAAGCCAGAAGATCTCATTGAGGATAAGTCTAAATCTGCATTAGAGGGATGCAGCGAGAGAGTAGAACAGCCAGGGCCTGCCACTAAGGATGAGCCAGTAAAGTTTGGGAAGGAATACACAgcgaaggaaagaaggaaagagaagaaagaagaggtGGAGCTAGGGGTCAAAGGTCACAAAGCCAGGATAGAGAATGGGTTCCCTGGAACAGAGGAGGTGAAACGACAACTGCTGAATGAGATGCTGCTATCTCCCACAAGGCTGAGACAAGGAAAAATGAAAGAGGAGGTGACAGTAAAAAGAGTTAGGGTGACACCACGCAGAGGGAGCAACGACTGGATCAAGAAGGAGGCCCCAGAGGAGGTGCAGACCCGCAGAGGGAGCAACGACTGGAACAAGAAGGCGGCCCCAGAGGAGGCACAGACCCGCAGAGGGAGCAACGACTGGAACAAGAAGGCGGCCCCAGAGGAGGTGCAGACCCGCAGAGGGAGCAACGACTGGAACAAGAAGGCGGCCCCAGAGGAG GCGCAGACCCGCAGAGGGAGCAACGACTGGAACAAGAAGACGACCCCAGAGGAGGCACAGACCCGCAGAGGGAGCAACGACTGGAACAAGAAGGCGGCCCCAGAGGAGGCGCAGACCCGTAGAGGGAGCAACGACTGGAACAAGAAGGCGGCCCCAGAGGAGGCGCAGACCCGCAGAGGGAGCAACGACTGGAACAAGAAGGCGGCCCCAGAGGAGGCGCAGACCCGCAGAGGGAGCAACGACTGGAACAAGGAGGCGGCCCCAGAGGAGGCGCAGACCCCTGGGTGGAGTGATGACTGGATCAAGAAGGCCCCAGAGGAGGCACAGACCcccgagaggagagaggactggattAAGAAGTTGTCTCCAGAGGAGGCGCAGACCCGCAGAAGGAGCGACGACTGGATCAAGAAGGAGGCCCCAGAGGAGGCGCAGACCCCTGGGTGGAGGGAGGACTGGATTAAGAAATTGTCCCCAGAGGAGGTGCAGACCCCTGAGCGGAAGGAGGACGGGATTAAGAAGTTGTCCCCAGAGGAAGCTCAGACCTccgagaggagggaggactggatAAAGGAGCTGAAGTCGGTGCTCAAAGAGGAGGTACTTTCCccgaagaggagagaggagcaggtgaagaaaaagaagaagaaggtgGTGGTCATGGACGAGGTGCCCACGTTCATGCACCAGAGGACAGAGGTGAAGATAGAGgtgaagaaagagaaggaggcgCAGGGGGAGGAGAAGACGCCAAAGAAGTCTGTGAGGCTGCAGAGCCCAACTCCTCACGAGGAAGACAGCGACAGTCCGGACCCCCAGGAGTACGAGATCTCCCTCTATGTCAAG GCTGGCAGTGATGGTGAGAGCATCGGGAACTGTCCATTCTCCCAGCGCCTCTTCATGATCCTGTGGCTGAAGGGAGTTATCTTCAACGTCACCACAGTCGACCTCAAAAG GAAACCGGCGGACCTGCAGGACCTGGCCCCGGGGACCAACCCTCCATTCGTCACATTTAACGGGGAGGTGAAGGTCGACGTCAACAAGATAGAAGAGTTCCTTGAGGAAAAACTCACGCCACCACG GTACCCCAAGTTGGCGACTAATCACCCAGAGTCAAACACCGCAGGTATAGATGTGTTCTCCAAGTTCTCTGCCTACATCAAGAACCCCCGCAAAGATACCAACGACG GCCTGGAGAAGGCCCTGTTGAAGTCTCTGAGGCGGCTGGATGAATACCTGAGGACCCCCCTGCCGGAGGAGATCGATGCCAACAGCACAGAAGACCCTCAGGAGTCCACACGCTGCTTCCTGGATGGACCTGACCTCACACTGGCAGACTGCAACCTGCTGCCCAAactacacattataaag GTGGTGGCCAGGAAGTACCGGGGCTTTGAGATCCCGGTGGAGATGGCGGGGGTGTGGCGCTATCTGAACCACGCCTACAAGAGGGAAGAGTTTACTAACACCTGTCCTGTTGAGTGCGAAATCGAATTTGCCTACATAGATGTGGCCAAACGAATCAAATAG
- the LOC118376967 gene encoding chloride intracellular channel protein 5-like isoform X24, producing the protein MAEKPEDLIEDKSKSALEGCSERVEQPGPATKDEPVKFGKEYTAKERRKEKKEEVELGVKGHKARIENGFPGTEEVKRQLLNEMLLSPTRLRQGKMKEEVTVKRVRVTPRRGSNDWIKKEAPEEVQTRRGSNDWNKKAAPEEAQTRRGSNDWNKKAAPEEAQTRRGSNDWNKKAAPEEAQTRRGSNDWNKKAAPEEAQTRRGSNDWNKKAAPEEAQTRRGSNDWNKKAAPEEAQTRRGSNDWNKEAAPEEAQTPGWSDDWIKKAPEEAQTPERREDWIKKLSPEEAQTRRRSDDWIKKEAPEEAQTPGWREDWIKKLSPEEVQTPERKEDGIKKLSPEEAQTSERREDWIKELKSVLKEEVLSPKRREEQVKKKKKKVVVMDEVPTFMHQRTEVKIEVKKEKEAQGEEKTPKKSVRLQSPTPHEEDSDSPDPQEYEISLYVKAGSDGESIGNCPFSQRLFMILWLKGVIFNVTTVDLKRKPADLQDLAPGTNPPFVTFNGEVKVDVNKIEEFLEEKLTPPRYPKLATNHPESNTAGIDVFSKFSAYIKNPRKDTNDGLEKALLKSLRRLDEYLRTPLPEEIDANSTEDPQESTRCFLDGPDLTLADCNLLPKLHIIKVVARKYRGFEIPVEMAGVWRYLNHAYKREEFTNTCPVECEIEFAYIDVAKRIK; encoded by the exons ATGGCGGAAAAGCCAGAAGATCTCATTGAGGATAAGTCTAAATCTGCATTAGAGGGATGCAGCGAGAGAGTAGAACAGCCAGGGCCTGCCACTAAGGATGAGCCAGTAAAGTTTGGGAAGGAATACACAgcgaaggaaagaaggaaagagaagaaagaagaggtGGAGCTAGGGGTCAAAGGTCACAAAGCCAGGATAGAGAATGGGTTCCCTGGAACAGAGGAGGTGAAACGACAACTGCTGAATGAGATGCTGCTATCTCCCACAAGGCTGAGACAAGGAAAAATGAAAGAGGAGGTGACAGTAAAAAGAGTTAGGGTGACACCACGCAGAGGGAGCAACGACTGGATCAAGAAGGAGGCCCCAGAGGAGGTGCAGACCCGCAGAGGGAGCAACGACTGGAACAAGAAGGCGGCCCCAGAGGAGGCACAGACCCGCAGAGGGAGCAACGACTGGAACAAGAAGGCGGCCCCAGAGGAG GCACAGACCCGCAGAGGGAGCAACGACTGGAACAAGAAGGCGGCCCCAGAGGAGGCACAGACCCGCAGAGGGAGCAACGACTGGAACAAGAAG GCGGCCCCAGAGGAGGCGCAGACCCGTAGAGGGAGCAACGACTGGAACAAGAAGGCGGCCCCAGAGGAGGCGCAGACCCGCAGAGGGAGCAACGACTGGAACAAGAAGGCGGCCCCAGAGGAGGCGCAGACCCGCAGAGGGAGCAACGACTGGAACAAGGAGGCGGCCCCAGAGGAGGCGCAGACCCCTGGGTGGAGTGATGACTGGATCAAGAAGGCCCCAGAGGAGGCACAGACCcccgagaggagagaggactggattAAGAAGTTGTCTCCAGAGGAGGCGCAGACCCGCAGAAGGAGCGACGACTGGATCAAGAAGGAGGCCCCAGAGGAGGCGCAGACCCCTGGGTGGAGGGAGGACTGGATTAAGAAATTGTCCCCAGAGGAGGTGCAGACCCCTGAGCGGAAGGAGGACGGGATTAAGAAGTTGTCCCCAGAGGAAGCTCAGACCTccgagaggagggaggactggatAAAGGAGCTGAAGTCGGTGCTCAAAGAGGAGGTACTTTCCccgaagaggagagaggagcaggtgaagaaaaagaagaagaaggtgGTGGTCATGGACGAGGTGCCCACGTTCATGCACCAGAGGACAGAGGTGAAGATAGAGgtgaagaaagagaaggaggcgCAGGGGGAGGAGAAGACGCCAAAGAAGTCTGTGAGGCTGCAGAGCCCAACTCCTCACGAGGAAGACAGCGACAGTCCGGACCCCCAGGAGTACGAGATCTCCCTCTATGTCAAG GCTGGCAGTGATGGTGAGAGCATCGGGAACTGTCCATTCTCCCAGCGCCTCTTCATGATCCTGTGGCTGAAGGGAGTTATCTTCAACGTCACCACAGTCGACCTCAAAAG GAAACCGGCGGACCTGCAGGACCTGGCCCCGGGGACCAACCCTCCATTCGTCACATTTAACGGGGAGGTGAAGGTCGACGTCAACAAGATAGAAGAGTTCCTTGAGGAAAAACTCACGCCACCACG GTACCCCAAGTTGGCGACTAATCACCCAGAGTCAAACACCGCAGGTATAGATGTGTTCTCCAAGTTCTCTGCCTACATCAAGAACCCCCGCAAAGATACCAACGACG GCCTGGAGAAGGCCCTGTTGAAGTCTCTGAGGCGGCTGGATGAATACCTGAGGACCCCCCTGCCGGAGGAGATCGATGCCAACAGCACAGAAGACCCTCAGGAGTCCACACGCTGCTTCCTGGATGGACCTGACCTCACACTGGCAGACTGCAACCTGCTGCCCAAactacacattataaag GTGGTGGCCAGGAAGTACCGGGGCTTTGAGATCCCGGTGGAGATGGCGGGGGTGTGGCGCTATCTGAACCACGCCTACAAGAGGGAAGAGTTTACTAACACCTGTCCTGTTGAGTGCGAAATCGAATTTGCCTACATAGATGTGGCCAAACGAATCAAATAG
- the LOC118376967 gene encoding chloride intracellular channel protein 5-like isoform X23: MAEKPEDLIEDKSKSALEGCSERVEQPGPATKDEPVKFGKEYTAKERRKEKKEEVELGVKGHKARIENGFPGTEEVKRQLLNEMLLSPTRLRQGKMKEEVTVKRVRVTPRRGSNDWIKKEAPEEVQTRRGSNDWNKKAAPEEAQTRRGSNDWNKKAAPEEVQTRRGSNDWNKKAAPEEAQTRRGSNDWNKKAAPEEAQTRRGSNDWNKKAAPEEAQTRRGSNDWNKKAAPEEAQTRRGSNDWNKEAAPEEAQTPGWSDDWIKKAPEEAQTPERREDWIKKLSPEEAQTRRRSDDWIKKEAPEEAQTPGWREDWIKKLSPEEVQTPERKEDGIKKLSPEEAQTSERREDWIKELKSVLKEEVLSPKRREEQVKKKKKKVVVMDEVPTFMHQRTEVKIEVKKEKEAQGEEKTPKKSVRLQSPTPHEEDSDSPDPQEYEISLYVKAGSDGESIGNCPFSQRLFMILWLKGVIFNVTTVDLKRKPADLQDLAPGTNPPFVTFNGEVKVDVNKIEEFLEEKLTPPRYPKLATNHPESNTAGIDVFSKFSAYIKNPRKDTNDGLEKALLKSLRRLDEYLRTPLPEEIDANSTEDPQESTRCFLDGPDLTLADCNLLPKLHIIKVVARKYRGFEIPVEMAGVWRYLNHAYKREEFTNTCPVECEIEFAYIDVAKRIK, encoded by the exons ATGGCGGAAAAGCCAGAAGATCTCATTGAGGATAAGTCTAAATCTGCATTAGAGGGATGCAGCGAGAGAGTAGAACAGCCAGGGCCTGCCACTAAGGATGAGCCAGTAAAGTTTGGGAAGGAATACACAgcgaaggaaagaaggaaagagaagaaagaagaggtGGAGCTAGGGGTCAAAGGTCACAAAGCCAGGATAGAGAATGGGTTCCCTGGAACAGAGGAGGTGAAACGACAACTGCTGAATGAGATGCTGCTATCTCCCACAAGGCTGAGACAAGGAAAAATGAAAGAGGAGGTGACAGTAAAAAGAGTTAGGGTGACACCACGCAGAGGGAGCAACGACTGGATCAAGAAGGAGGCCCCAGAGGAGGTGCAGACCCGCAGAGGGAGCAACGACTGGAACAAGAAGGCGGCCCCAGAGGAGGCACAGACCCGCAGAGGGAGCAACGACTGGAACAAGAAGGCGGCCCCAGAGGAGGTGCAGACCCGCAGAGGGAGCAACGACTGGAACAAGAAGGCGGCCCCAGAGGAG GCACAGACCCGCAGAGGGAGCAACGACTGGAACAAGAAGGCGGCCCCAGAGGAGGCGCAGACCCGTAGAGGGAGCAACGACTGGAACAAGAAGGCGGCCCCAGAGGAGGCGCAGACCCGCAGAGGGAGCAACGACTGGAACAAGAAGGCGGCCCCAGAGGAGGCGCAGACCCGCAGAGGGAGCAACGACTGGAACAAGGAGGCGGCCCCAGAGGAGGCGCAGACCCCTGGGTGGAGTGATGACTGGATCAAGAAGGCCCCAGAGGAGGCACAGACCcccgagaggagagaggactggattAAGAAGTTGTCTCCAGAGGAGGCGCAGACCCGCAGAAGGAGCGACGACTGGATCAAGAAGGAGGCCCCAGAGGAGGCGCAGACCCCTGGGTGGAGGGAGGACTGGATTAAGAAATTGTCCCCAGAGGAGGTGCAGACCCCTGAGCGGAAGGAGGACGGGATTAAGAAGTTGTCCCCAGAGGAAGCTCAGACCTccgagaggagggaggactggatAAAGGAGCTGAAGTCGGTGCTCAAAGAGGAGGTACTTTCCccgaagaggagagaggagcaggtgaagaaaaagaagaagaaggtgGTGGTCATGGACGAGGTGCCCACGTTCATGCACCAGAGGACAGAGGTGAAGATAGAGgtgaagaaagagaaggaggcgCAGGGGGAGGAGAAGACGCCAAAGAAGTCTGTGAGGCTGCAGAGCCCAACTCCTCACGAGGAAGACAGCGACAGTCCGGACCCCCAGGAGTACGAGATCTCCCTCTATGTCAAG GCTGGCAGTGATGGTGAGAGCATCGGGAACTGTCCATTCTCCCAGCGCCTCTTCATGATCCTGTGGCTGAAGGGAGTTATCTTCAACGTCACCACAGTCGACCTCAAAAG GAAACCGGCGGACCTGCAGGACCTGGCCCCGGGGACCAACCCTCCATTCGTCACATTTAACGGGGAGGTGAAGGTCGACGTCAACAAGATAGAAGAGTTCCTTGAGGAAAAACTCACGCCACCACG GTACCCCAAGTTGGCGACTAATCACCCAGAGTCAAACACCGCAGGTATAGATGTGTTCTCCAAGTTCTCTGCCTACATCAAGAACCCCCGCAAAGATACCAACGACG GCCTGGAGAAGGCCCTGTTGAAGTCTCTGAGGCGGCTGGATGAATACCTGAGGACCCCCCTGCCGGAGGAGATCGATGCCAACAGCACAGAAGACCCTCAGGAGTCCACACGCTGCTTCCTGGATGGACCTGACCTCACACTGGCAGACTGCAACCTGCTGCCCAAactacacattataaag GTGGTGGCCAGGAAGTACCGGGGCTTTGAGATCCCGGTGGAGATGGCGGGGGTGTGGCGCTATCTGAACCACGCCTACAAGAGGGAAGAGTTTACTAACACCTGTCCTGTTGAGTGCGAAATCGAATTTGCCTACATAGATGTGGCCAAACGAATCAAATAG
- the LOC118376967 gene encoding chloride intracellular channel protein 6-like isoform X2, with the protein MAEKPEDLIEDKSKSALEGCSERVEQPGPATKDEPVKFGKEYTAKERRKEKKEEVELGVKGHKARIENGFPGTEEVKRQLLNEMLLSPTRLRQGKMKEEVTVKRVRVTPRRGSNDWIKKEAPEEVQTRRGSNDWNKKAAPEEAQTRRGSNDWNKKAAPEEVQTRRGSNDWNKKAAPEEVQTRRGSNDWNKKAAPEEAQTRRGSNDWNKKTAPEEAQTRRGSNDWNKKAAPEEAQTRRGSNDWNKKAAPEEAQTRRGSNDWNKKTTPEEAQTRRGSNDWNKKAAPEEAQTRRGSNDWNKKAAPEEAQTRRGSNDWNKKAAPEEAQTRRGSNDWNKEAAPEEAQTPGWSDDWIKKAPEEAQTPERREDWIKKLSPEEAQTRRRSDDWIKKEAPEEAQTPGWREDWIKKLSPEEVQTPERKEDGIKKLSPEEAQTSERREDWIKELKSVLKEEVLSPKRREEQVKKKKKKVVVMDEVPTFMHQRTEVKIEVKKEKEAQGEEKTPKKSVRLQSPTPHEEDSDSPDPQEYEISLYVKAGSDGESIGNCPFSQRLFMILWLKGVIFNVTTVDLKRKPADLQDLAPGTNPPFVTFNGEVKVDVNKIEEFLEEKLTPPRYPKLATNHPESNTAGIDVFSKFSAYIKNPRKDTNDGLEKALLKSLRRLDEYLRTPLPEEIDANSTEDPQESTRCFLDGPDLTLADCNLLPKLHIIKVVARKYRGFEIPVEMAGVWRYLNHAYKREEFTNTCPVECEIEFAYIDVAKRIK; encoded by the exons ATGGCGGAAAAGCCAGAAGATCTCATTGAGGATAAGTCTAAATCTGCATTAGAGGGATGCAGCGAGAGAGTAGAACAGCCAGGGCCTGCCACTAAGGATGAGCCAGTAAAGTTTGGGAAGGAATACACAgcgaaggaaagaaggaaagagaagaaagaagaggtGGAGCTAGGGGTCAAAGGTCACAAAGCCAGGATAGAGAATGGGTTCCCTGGAACAGAGGAGGTGAAACGACAACTGCTGAATGAGATGCTGCTATCTCCCACAAGGCTGAGACAAGGAAAAATGAAAGAGGAGGTGACAGTAAAAAGAGTTAGGGTGACACCACGCAGAGGGAGCAACGACTGGATCAAGAAGGAGGCCCCAGAGGAGGTGCAGACCCGCAGAGGGAGCAACGACTGGAACAAGAAGGCGGCCCCAGAGGAGGCACAGACCCGCAGAGGGAGCAACGACTGGAACAAGAAGGCGGCCCCAGAGGAGGTGCAGACCCGCAGAGGGAGCAACGACTGGAACAAGAAGGCGGCCCCAGAGGAGGTACAGACCCGCAGAGGGAGCAACGACTGGAACAAGAAGGCGGCCCCAGAGGAGGCGCAGACCCGCAGAGGGAGCAACGACTGGAACAAGAAGACGGCCCCAGAGGAGGCACAGACCCGCAGAGGGAGCAACGACTGGAACAAGAAGGCGGCCCCAGAGGAGGCACAGACCCGCAGAGGGAGCAACGACTGGAACAAGAAGGCGGCCCCAGAGGAGGCACAGACCCGCAGAGGGAGCAACGACTGGAACAAGAAG ACGACCCCAGAGGAGGCACAGACCCGCAGAGGGAGCAACGACTGGAACAAGAAGGCGGCCCCAGAGGAGGCGCAGACCCGTAGAGGGAGCAACGACTGGAACAAGAAGGCGGCCCCAGAGGAGGCGCAGACCCGCAGAGGGAGCAACGACTGGAACAAGAAGGCGGCCCCAGAGGAGGCGCAGACCCGCAGAGGGAGCAACGACTGGAACAAGGAGGCGGCCCCAGAGGAGGCGCAGACCCCTGGGTGGAGTGATGACTGGATCAAGAAGGCCCCAGAGGAGGCACAGACCcccgagaggagagaggactggattAAGAAGTTGTCTCCAGAGGAGGCGCAGACCCGCAGAAGGAGCGACGACTGGATCAAGAAGGAGGCCCCAGAGGAGGCGCAGACCCCTGGGTGGAGGGAGGACTGGATTAAGAAATTGTCCCCAGAGGAGGTGCAGACCCCTGAGCGGAAGGAGGACGGGATTAAGAAGTTGTCCCCAGAGGAAGCTCAGACCTccgagaggagggaggactggatAAAGGAGCTGAAGTCGGTGCTCAAAGAGGAGGTACTTTCCccgaagaggagagaggagcaggtgaagaaaaagaagaagaaggtgGTGGTCATGGACGAGGTGCCCACGTTCATGCACCAGAGGACAGAGGTGAAGATAGAGgtgaagaaagagaaggaggcgCAGGGGGAGGAGAAGACGCCAAAGAAGTCTGTGAGGCTGCAGAGCCCAACTCCTCACGAGGAAGACAGCGACAGTCCGGACCCCCAGGAGTACGAGATCTCCCTCTATGTCAAG GCTGGCAGTGATGGTGAGAGCATCGGGAACTGTCCATTCTCCCAGCGCCTCTTCATGATCCTGTGGCTGAAGGGAGTTATCTTCAACGTCACCACAGTCGACCTCAAAAG GAAACCGGCGGACCTGCAGGACCTGGCCCCGGGGACCAACCCTCCATTCGTCACATTTAACGGGGAGGTGAAGGTCGACGTCAACAAGATAGAAGAGTTCCTTGAGGAAAAACTCACGCCACCACG GTACCCCAAGTTGGCGACTAATCACCCAGAGTCAAACACCGCAGGTATAGATGTGTTCTCCAAGTTCTCTGCCTACATCAAGAACCCCCGCAAAGATACCAACGACG GCCTGGAGAAGGCCCTGTTGAAGTCTCTGAGGCGGCTGGATGAATACCTGAGGACCCCCCTGCCGGAGGAGATCGATGCCAACAGCACAGAAGACCCTCAGGAGTCCACACGCTGCTTCCTGGATGGACCTGACCTCACACTGGCAGACTGCAACCTGCTGCCCAAactacacattataaag GTGGTGGCCAGGAAGTACCGGGGCTTTGAGATCCCGGTGGAGATGGCGGGGGTGTGGCGCTATCTGAACCACGCCTACAAGAGGGAAGAGTTTACTAACACCTGTCCTGTTGAGTGCGAAATCGAATTTGCCTACATAGATGTGGCCAAACGAATCAAATAG